Below is a genomic region from Spirosoma radiotolerans.
TCGCAAGCCCAAAGAGGATGTGTTTCATGCCCACAAGTTAAAGCATTCCACAGAGTCGGCAAGTCGGTTTGACCGATTCATTTTGGGATGGCTACAGGGCAGAAGGCCTATCCTGATCGTGCCAAAGCCTATGCTCGATCGGGAAGGGCTCCTGCTTAATGATCTGCACCTTCGCAAAGTCGGGATGGGCCGGATGAAGCAGGTAATTAGACGACATGGGCACGACTACCGATGGGACAGCTGCCACCAAGGTAGCTGAATTCGTCAGCCAATCGCGGAGAATCCATTGGGTGCGCTCGTAACGCTCATCATTCCAGTAAGGAGGGAGTTCGTCTGGTGAGAAAGCAGTTATCGCATCATCGGGCACCGACAAGGTAAATAAAACCAGTTTTGGTAGTTTTTCATACGGAACCCGAGGCTGATGGACTAATGATTCAACTAAGGCCAGAGCCGGCGACGATGTGGTATAGAGCAAGGGGTAACCCTTTGGGTTCCAGCGGCCACCAAATAACCGGGCGCCTTCAGTAGCCAGCGGTTCGTGGGTGTATTTAGCTTTTACGGTGCGGTAAACAGTCAGCATAGGCCGGTTGTGTAAGAACTAACCAACGATGCCATGTTCGATGCGGCCCAGCACATCATCGACAAGGCCAAAACCGGTTGTCGTGTCTAATAAAAATAAGGGAGATTGACTGTTTAGCTCCCTGATTGGAGAGCGGAGCCACTCGGCCAGCGTCTCAGCATCGCCGTCGAATACGTCAAGGCCGTGCCGTAACAGATTGGTTAGTAACAACAAGCGCTCCGATGCGTCGCGGGCTAATTTATTATCGGC
It encodes:
- a CDS encoding RES family NAD+ phosphorylase is translated as MLTVYRTVKAKYTHEPLATEGARLFGGRWNPKGYPLLYTTSSPALALVESLVHQPRVPYEKLPKLVLFTLSVPDDAITAFSPDELPPYWNDERYERTQWILRDWLTNSATLVAAVPSVVVPMSSNYLLHPAHPDFAKVQIIKQEPFPIEHRLWHDQDRPSAL
- the parS gene encoding type II RES/Xre toxin-antitoxin system antitoxin yields the protein MQPTHSSQTPVYTPYTVIDKSRQGMPRSEADRVAGLAGLTDIEVARILNMSIRNLHRLKADNKLARDASERLLLLTNLLRHGLDVFDGDAETLAEWLRSPIRELNSQSPLFLLDTTTGFGLVDDVLGRIEHGIVG